The nucleotide sequence GATCAGCATGAGGGAGAACGGTCAGGCTGTTGCCACTAATCTGATATCTGCCTGGCTTTTTGATGAAGGGACAGGAACCTCGGTTGAAGATGACCAGAAGGATAACGATGGGACCATTTCCGGGGCAAGCTGGTATGACCTGTCAACAAGTCCCGTTGTAAACGGCTTGCTTTTGGACGGTACGGATGACTATGTTGTTTGTGGTAACGATAGCAGTTTAGATATAAGGAACGAATTGACAATTGAACTTTCCTTGGCTATACAAACCTTGGGTCAAAACCAATATTTAATAAGCCGGGGCAGATCGGCTTCTGCTGGATACAATTGGTGTATATATATAGATAGCAGCGATTCTATATGTTTTTACACGCCCAGAGGCGAAATCACCAGTGGAAGCACTGTAATAAGCGACAAAGATTTTCATCATATAGTGGCGACGTATTCGTACGCAACTAATTCAATGAAATTATATGTTGACGGTACTCAGGTTTCTTCGACCAGCATAAACAAATCTCTTCCTTCAATTTCGACTAACCTTACGATAGGCTCTGAGGTAGGTGGAGGTTCATTCAATTCAAACGTAATATTTGGCGATGCGCGTATATACAACAGGGCGCTGAGTTCTACTGAAGTGAATAACCGTTATAATGATCAAACCATCACAACCGGCCTTGTTTCTTCCTGGCTTTTTGATGAGGGGCAGGGAACAACTCTTTATGATACTACGGGCATAAATAATGGTACGATTTACGGTTCTTCTTGGGTAAAGAACAGTTCTCCGGAAGATACGATAGAATTCTATGTTTCTGGCCTTATGAAAAGAAAAACAGAAGGCACAACCTCAGACATATACGAATATCTGGATGAAGACTGGAATAGCCGCGGATACGGACGCGAGACCCTAGCATATGACGCAACTGGCGGTATTTACAGGACTTATACCTGGAGTGCCACACAGGTAACTGTTGAAGAATACTCAGGGACTTATTCACCTGCTGCAATGAGCGATGTATGGGATGATGTTCTGCTTTCTGAGAGGACCGCTACCTATATATATGACCATCACGACGTGCAGCACGATCTTGATACCGCAACTAACGGCTGGGCCATGCGCTCAAAGACCGAATATGAAACTAACGGTACTACTGTTTCAGCCGAGTACGAATACGATACTTCAGGAAGACTCATAAAAGAACAGCATTCGGGAGATGATTTCTATTTTACCTACGATTATTACACCGGGGACTATTCGAGCGAAGTTTTCCATAAATATGAATACGGTTTCGAGGGGGATATTTCCTTAACGGCACATGGTAATGTGTATAAAGATACAACGGCGATGAAATTCGGATTATCCAGTGCCAAGTTTGACGGAACCGGAGATTATCTTACTACAGGTGATAGTGAATACTGGGACATTTGCGCTTCCAATACCGACAGTTGGACCATAGATGCTTGGGTCAAGTTGGATGATACGACAGGCAATTCTACAGTTGTGAGCCATTACGAGACCTATGCTAATTGGTGGTATCTGTGTCATGAAGGTACTGCCGGATTCGCATTCGAGGTGTATTTGAGCGATTCTCTTATTATATCCGCCCAGGGCGGGCAAATTAGCGATAATAACTGGCACCACGTAGCATTGTGCAAGAACGCAAACACATACGGTATTTACCTGGATGGCCAGCAGACAGCATATACGCAGGATGACAGCACGTATAATTATTCAGGTACTCTTTATATAGGAGCGGTCAATGGTGTCACTGCTTTCGATGGGAATATGGATGAAGTGCGCATAGTCCACAATAATTCTTTTAACGCATCGCCGAACGCCTCACTCACGGATACGATAAGCGTGCCGACGGCGGCTTATACTTTCGATTCCGGTACGGTTTTTCTGGCGCACATGGACGGTTCCGAAGGGTCGACCAGCTTTAATGCCACGACCATAGTGGAAACGCTTATCAAGACCTACGAGTATGATACGAGCGGTAACCTCGTGAGGATAATATACGCGCAGGGGTCAATGGAAAATTACGATACTAGCCCCTTTATGCTCAAAAGGAAGATAGACTCGGACACTTCCGATATTTACGAATACCTGAACGAAGACTGGAACAGTCAGGGTTACGGCCGAGTCACACTGCTTTGCGACACAAGTGACGGCAACTATACGACCTATGACTGGAATACGCCCCAGTCCGGGCAGGTCACCGTTAACACGTATAAAGGCGCTTATGAGGTGGAGACAGGCGACTCCGTTCGGAACGATGTCATTGCTTCCGAGAGGACCGATAGTTTCATATACGACCACAATGGTAACCAGTCAAGCTTGGATACGGCCACCAACGGCTGGGTAATGCGCCAGCATACTGTCTATGCCACTGATGGCACCACTGTTTCGGAGCTTTATGTTTACGATTCGGCCGGCAGGCTGACTTCGGACAGTTACGCCTCCACCGACAGGTCTTACACCTATACTTACGATGCGGATGATGCCAACAGGGTCGAATACAAGTACGAATGGGAATGGTCAACGAGCACGCTTCTTAATACATATAATTACCTTACGGATCAATGGATGATGAAAGAGGTCAATGATCCCGGGGCGTCCGATACTGGTACTATATATACCTATATAGACAGGAAGGGTACAATGTGTGTGAATACCCAGCTTGACGCGGACGGCACCTTCACCGAATACAGGTACAACGAATTCGACGTGTTGATAGGAGCTGATCGCTATAATGCCAGCCGTACCACTATCTGGAAGCTGGACGCTGATCTTAACGTGATAGACACCATTACGCCCAACGCTTCGTTCGCAAAGGGCGTTAACATGCCCTGGACCAATTACGGTTACGACCTGGGGATCGACCAGGAAGGTAGCACATCCCACATGGGGTACAGCTCCGACCTTGAAGCCCTCGTGGGAAGGATGCTTGAGCGTCAGGGCGATTACATGAGGGTTTTCCTTTTCAACGACCTGAGAAGCGGTGTCACCTTCGACGGGTCGGGTAATCCTACCGGTTTTACCGATAAGGTATATGACGACATGGACGCTCTTGTAGATGTGGCGGAGATACTGGGCATAAAACTTATCCCGGTCCTTCTCGACTTCAAGATGGCGGATAATGACGGGACCGGTGCCAAGGCGGACCATCCAGACCTCATAACCGATTCGGGTAAAAGATCGGCTTTTGTGAGCCTTATGGGCGACTTTGTGGGTAATTACAGCACTTCATCCAGCATATACGCATGGGAGGTCATGAACGAACCCGAAGAAATAATATGGAACACCTCAGGTATTTCGGCGGCACAGGTCCAGGTCTTTGTCCAGGCCATGGTTAACGAGATACATGCCGAGGACTCAGGTTCAATAGTGACCCTGGGCAGCGCTGACAGGAACGCTCTTCTGAACTACTGGACAGGCGTGGGGCTTGACCTGTACCAGTTCCATTATTACAACAAGTTCGAGGATGATAGTAAGCCTCTTGCGTATGACGCGGACCTTTTAAATCTCGACAAGCCGGTCATAATAGGCGAGGTGGACCCCACAACGTGCGAAAAATACACAGATACCAACGGTAACGGTACATGGGATACGGGTGAACCTTACGAGGACCATAACAGTAACGGCCAGTGGGACAACGATTACCTTTCTGTCATCGAGAAACTCACCACGATCTATTCGAATAATTACGCGGGAGCTCTTTTCTGGGAAGATGAAAGCGACCTTTACACCATAAGCGATGAAATGTACGATGACATGAAAAGCTGGATGTATTACGGCCAGAGCGGCGAAAGGGACGAAACGTACGATTCGCTCCTGCTTAAAAGACATACCACAGCAGGCGGGGATATATACGAATATCTCGACGAGGACTGGCTGAGCCAGGGCTACGGGCGTATCACCCTTACTTACGACGCTTATGATGTCGTATATGAGACATATGACTGGGACAGCCCGGCGACAGGCCAGGTAACCGTCGAAGAATATCACGGCTCCTACGATCCGGCGCAGGACAGCGCGACACGCAGCGACCTGGTGACTTCCGAAAGGTCCGACACTTATATCTACGACCATAATTCCGAGCAGGTCGATCTTGATACGGCGACCAACGGCTGGATCATGCGTAAACACACTGTTTACGGTTCAGACGGCACCACCATGGCCCGCGAATACACCTATGACAGCCAGGGGCGCATGACCAGGAATGAAGATGTGGCGGCTGACAGATATTATTTATATACTTCCTATTATGACCAGACGCAGTACCGCTACATGGAGGAATATGAGCGCAGTACGGACACGCTGCTTGCGACATATGAGTACGATTCAAGCGGGAACCTGATAAACACCTCCTACGGCGGCGATATCGTTGAATGGCACGATTCGGGCCTCATGAAGAGGAAGATGGAGGACTCGACCCGCAATATATACGAATACTATGACGAGGATTACTTCGACCCGGATACCGGGAGTTTCCTGGGGTACGGAAGATATTCGCTCATTTATAACTATACGGATACCGAATACAAGACCTATGACTGGGGACTGAATTCGGTGACCGTGAACGTGTATGAGGCCGCTTACGGCCCTGCGCCCTTAAGTGACCTCAGGAGCGACGTGGATGTTACCGAGAGGACCACAAGGTTCGTGTTCGATCATTACGGGGAAGAGGTGGATCTTGATACGGCGACCAATGGCTGGGTCCTGAGACAGAAATCCATTTTCAGCACCAACGGCACGGACGTCGTTGAAGAATACTTCTATTACG is from Candidatus Omnitrophota bacterium and encodes:
- a CDS encoding S8 family serine peptidase, with translation ISMRENGQAVATNLISAWLFDEGTGTSVEDDQKDNDGTISGASWYDLSTSPVVNGLLLDGTDDYVVCGNDSSLDIRNELTIELSLAIQTLGQNQYLISRGRSASAGYNWCIYIDSSDSICFYTPRGEITSGSTVISDKDFHHIVATYSYATNSMKLYVDGTQVSSTSINKSLPSISTNLTIGSEVGGGSFNSNVIFGDARIYNRALSSTEVNNRYNDQTITTGLVSSWLFDEGQGTTLYDTTGINNGTIYGSSWVKNSSPEDTIEFYVSGLMKRKTEGTTSDIYEYLDEDWNSRGYGRETLAYDATGGIYRTYTWSATQVTVEEYSGTYSPAAMSDVWDDVLLSERTATYIYDHHDVQHDLDTATNGWAMRSKTEYETNGTTVSAEYEYDTSGRLIKEQHSGDDFYFTYDYYTGDYSSEVFHKYEYGFEGDISLTAHGNVYKDTTAMKFGLSSAKFDGTGDYLTTGDSEYWDICASNTDSWTIDAWVKLDDTTGNSTVVSHYETYANWWYLCHEGTAGFAFEVYLSDSLIISAQGGQISDNNWHHVALCKNANTYGIYLDGQQTAYTQDDSTYNYSGTLYIGAVNGVTAFDGNMDEVRIVHNNSFNASPNASLTDTISVPTAAYTFDSGTVFLAHMDGSEGSTSFNATTIVETLIKTYEYDTSGNLVRIIYAQGSMENYDTSPFMLKRKIDSDTSDIYEYLNEDWNSQGYGRVTLLCDTSDGNYTTYDWNTPQSGQVTVNTYKGAYEVETGDSVRNDVIASERTDSFIYDHNGNQSSLDTATNGWVMRQHTVYATDGTTVSELYVYDSAGRLTSDSYASTDRSYTYTYDADDANRVEYKYEWEWSTSTLLNTYNYLTDQWMMKEVNDPGASDTGTIYTYIDRKGTMCVNTQLDADGTFTEYRYNEFDVLIGADRYNASRTTIWKLDADLNVIDTITPNASFAKGVNMPWTNYGYDLGIDQEGSTSHMGYSSDLEALVGRMLERQGDYMRVFLFNDLRSGVTFDGSGNPTGFTDKVYDDMDALVDVAEILGIKLIPVLLDFKMADNDGTGAKADHPDLITDSGKRSAFVSLMGDFVGNYSTSSSIYAWEVMNEPEEIIWNTSGISAAQVQVFVQAMVNEIHAEDSGSIVTLGSADRNALLNYWTGVGLDLYQFHYYNKFEDDSKPLAYDADLLNLDKPVIIGEVDPTTCEKYTDTNGNGTWDTGEPYEDHNSNGQWDNDYLSVIEKLTTIYSNNYAGALFWEDESDLYTISDEMYDDMKSWMYYGQSGERDETYDSLLLKRHTTAGGDIYEYLDEDWLSQGYGRITLTYDAYDVVYETYDWDSPATGQVTVEEYHGSYDPAQDSATRSDLVTSERSDTYIYDHNSEQVDLDTATNGWIMRKHTVYGSDGTTMAREYTYDSQGRMTRNEDVAADRYYLYTSYYDQTQYRYMEEYERSTDTLLATYEYDSSGNLINTSYGGDIVEWHDSGLMKRKMEDSTRNIYEYYDEDYFDPDTGSFLGYGRYSLIYNYTDTEYKTYDWGLNSVTVNVYEAAYGPAPLSDLRSDVDVTERTTRFVFDHYGEEVDLDTATNGWVLRQKSIFSTNGTDVVEEYFYYETNGLLYTKEVTEETDPQAEDALQGDHVKYYFLEEDAGDGYGRIYRVDNYTEGWYYDISYANPSDPNDDTISSKLTRDLTTDEIIVVEEKWPSDRIKRIKTEEDVNGDYLVTEYLDENWASQGYGRVDLSYDSSYPVYNTYDWQQPASGQVTVVEYSGVYTVFPGDELRAGVYTAHKTAEYIYDHHNEQVDLDVSTNGWTIRQKAIYTTGGLLVTEIYDYATDGTLTTLTRLASDGTADSIETYEYFATSGRLEKKTVYSRTTSGDPAQIGQEPYVMYTFYDESFYDNGTPLDDSDDYGRLEYLREQTTSTEWTEYHYIEYWTGTDDVKIYEEYDNTGTKIRYELDQDGNIVKKETYISDVLSMVEDYYTDTFLIMARTYLNGTSDNGNVFYHYLNEAFYDNGTTDDASDDYGRVDMQVADTLDADGAIAYESDYSTSAGAEERLTEKRAYASADYSNTANPVFSGLVATYNYYTTDSDNRIHTKLIESVSGGEYDGKRIRYYYLNEDAGDGYGRVYRMDNLTDGWYEEYTYANPSDPNDERRSSSYRYDLSDDSLIFGESYYADTGLLHERTYEDADSYGNDYYEYENYDYYGNGTSGRVIRNRNASSGYVYKVISFHTGTDRRNEVNEYTDLTEDTLWNVYWFYDDATGRMYRKISYNDTYGDNGVAYQYRNNSDNRCEIKWDLDGSIYGFYDEDGWHCEWRVWDADLNDGILDELDQFTGYGFFTEDPDQYHYKNMYAHRDGTDDTWDWTGTEILNNASGSSKSYVWAPASPPSGSGVTDPYTLDLSDMEAPVATDPTKLLDAGLKDNLTSDDIISPEIELFYQNLDALKAVSAGKDVTVAILDSGINADAFDFNVSTWKDFTGSGDISDELGHGTTTAGIIAGTAPEADILVAKVLDEEGNTTSSIMSEAIRYAVDMGARVLAMPLNLYPVYNQLEQAIDYATGKGAVLVAAAGNEGTKIHQNSLAGQDKVLTVGSVDNDGELSAWSNNDDELDLVAPWDIIDNEEGTSFSAAFVAGITSLIISENPDITPEEILEALRDITASLTETTSAEEKKAGEKAEEEKKKKIKGVDIEEVLSRYNAERKNASEFTGYSVKEDIPELIVKD